Proteins encoded together in one Thermomonospora curvata DSM 43183 window:
- the ctaD gene encoding cytochrome c oxidase subunit I — MVLLGRQLPEAPPVRRSRGSQLVSWITSTDHKVIGHLYLITSFVFFLIGGVMALVIRAELADPGLQVVTNEQYNRLFTIHGTVMMLLFATPLFFGFANAIMPLQIGAPDVAFPRMNMLSYWFFLFGGTIVMLGFLTSSGAASFGWTAYTPLSNETFSPEVGGDLWIMGLALSGLGTILGAVNFITTILGMRAPGMTMFRMPIFTWNTLLTSILVLLVFPVLAAALLALMADRRLGAHIYDASTGGALLWQHLFWFFGHPEVYIIALPFFGIITEIIPVFSRKPLFGYVGMVGATIAITGLSMVVWAHHMFTTGQVLLPFFSFMTFLIAIPTGVKFFNWVGTMWRGSITLQTPMLWSIGFLVTFLFGGLTGVILASPPMDFHVHDSYFVVGHFHYVVFGTVVFAMFAGFYFWWPKFTGKMLNETLGKWHFWTLFIGFHTTFLVHHWLGAEGMPRRYADYPTEFLALNRVSSAGALLLGTSTLFFLYNVYRTARHGKRVQIDDPWGYGNSMEWATSCPPPRHNFLAIPRIRSERPAFDLHYPRIRVSTAAIGGEREGGRAVESGGEETS, encoded by the coding sequence ATGGTTCTGCTCGGCCGTCAGTTGCCGGAGGCGCCGCCGGTGCGGCGTAGCCGGGGCTCGCAGCTCGTCTCCTGGATCACCTCGACCGATCACAAGGTGATCGGGCACCTGTACTTGATCACCTCGTTCGTGTTCTTCCTGATCGGCGGAGTCATGGCGCTGGTGATACGCGCCGAGCTGGCCGATCCCGGGCTGCAGGTCGTCACCAACGAGCAGTACAACCGGCTGTTCACCATCCACGGCACGGTGATGATGCTGCTGTTCGCCACCCCGCTGTTCTTCGGGTTCGCGAACGCGATCATGCCGTTGCAGATCGGGGCGCCGGACGTGGCGTTCCCGAGGATGAACATGCTGAGCTACTGGTTCTTCCTGTTCGGCGGCACGATCGTGATGCTGGGGTTCCTCACCTCCTCCGGTGCGGCCAGTTTCGGCTGGACCGCCTACACCCCCTTGAGCAACGAGACCTTCTCACCGGAGGTCGGCGGGGACCTGTGGATCATGGGGCTGGCGCTGTCGGGCCTGGGCACCATCTTGGGCGCGGTCAACTTCATCACCACCATCCTGGGGATGCGGGCGCCCGGCATGACGATGTTCCGGATGCCGATCTTCACCTGGAACACCCTGCTGACCAGCATCCTGGTGCTGCTGGTGTTCCCGGTGCTGGCGGCGGCGCTGCTGGCGCTGATGGCCGACCGCAGGCTGGGCGCCCACATCTACGACGCCTCGACCGGGGGCGCGCTGCTGTGGCAGCACCTGTTCTGGTTCTTCGGCCACCCGGAGGTCTACATCATCGCGCTGCCGTTCTTCGGGATCATCACCGAGATCATCCCGGTGTTCAGCCGCAAGCCGCTGTTCGGCTACGTCGGCATGGTCGGGGCGACGATCGCGATCACCGGGCTGTCGATGGTGGTGTGGGCGCACCACATGTTCACCACCGGCCAGGTGCTGCTGCCGTTCTTCTCGTTCATGACGTTCCTGATCGCGATCCCGACCGGGGTGAAGTTCTTCAACTGGGTCGGCACCATGTGGCGGGGCAGCATCACGTTGCAGACGCCGATGCTGTGGTCGATCGGGTTCCTGGTGACCTTCCTGTTCGGCGGGCTGACCGGGGTGATCCTGGCCTCCCCGCCGATGGACTTCCACGTGCACGACTCCTACTTCGTGGTGGGTCACTTCCACTACGTGGTGTTCGGCACGGTGGTGTTCGCGATGTTCGCCGGGTTCTACTTCTGGTGGCCGAAGTTCACCGGCAAGATGCTCAACGAGACGCTCGGCAAGTGGCATTTTTGGACCCTGTTCATCGGGTTCCACACCACGTTCCTGGTGCACCACTGGCTGGGCGCCGAGGGCATGCCGCGCCGTTACGCCGACTATCCGACCGAGTTCCTGGCCTTGAACAGGGTTTCCAGCGCGGGCGCGCTCCTGCTGGGGACCTCCACGCTGTTCTTCCTGTACAACGTCTACCGCACCGCGCGGCACGGCAAGCGGGTGCAGATCGACGACCCGTGGGGCTATGGGAACTCGATGGAGTGGGCCACGTCCTGCCCGCCGCCGCGGCACAACTTCCTGGCGATCCCGCGGATCAGGTCTGAACGCCCGGCGTTCGACCTGCACTACCCCCGCATCCGGGTGAGCACCGCGGCGATCGGCGGTGAGAGAGAGGGCGGCCGGGCGGTCGAGAGCGGAGGCGAAGAAACCTCCTAG
- the nadD gene encoding nicotinate-nucleotide adenylyltransferase, giving the protein MTSSTADGPRRLGIMGGTFDPIHHGHLVAASEVAHLFRLDEVVFVPTGRPWQKSERQVTAAEDRYLMTVIATASNPRFSVSRVDIDRPGPTYTIDTLREMRKIYGPQTELFFITGADALAKILTWRNAADMFNLAHFIGCTRPGHRLADPGLPKGRVSLVEVPALAISSTECRDRVRAGEPIWYLVPDGIVQYINKRGLYRDAPDRR; this is encoded by the coding sequence ATGACCAGCAGCACTGCCGATGGTCCCAGGCGACTCGGCATCATGGGCGGCACCTTCGACCCCATCCACCACGGCCACCTGGTGGCCGCCAGCGAGGTCGCCCACCTGTTCCGGCTGGACGAGGTGGTCTTCGTCCCCACCGGCAGACCCTGGCAGAAGTCCGAACGCCAGGTGACCGCGGCCGAGGACCGCTACCTGATGACGGTGATCGCCACCGCCTCCAACCCCCGCTTCTCCGTCAGCCGCGTCGACATCGACCGGCCCGGACCCACCTACACCATCGACACGCTGCGGGAGATGCGCAAGATCTACGGCCCGCAGACCGAACTGTTCTTCATCACCGGCGCCGACGCCCTGGCCAAGATCCTGACCTGGCGCAACGCCGCCGACATGTTCAACCTCGCGCACTTCATCGGCTGCACCCGGCCCGGCCACCGCCTCGCCGACCCCGGCCTGCCCAAGGGCCGGGTCAGCCTGGTGGAAGTGCCCGCCCTGGCGATCTCCTCCACCGAGTGCCGCGACCGGGTCCGCGCCGGGGAACCGATCTGGTACCTCGTCCCCGACGGCATCGTCCAGTACATCAACAAGCGCGGCCTGTACCGCGACGCCCCCGACCGGCGCTGA
- the rsfS gene encoding ribosome silencing factor encodes MTASDRAAELVRIAAEAAGDKLADDIIAYDVSEQLVITDAFLLCSAPNDRQVRAIVDEIEKRLREEADAKPVRREGEREGRWILLDYLDVIIHVQHQEERAFYALERLWKDCPVIPLPQAVTAHAAQRASMAGSGGLGE; translated from the coding sequence GTGACCGCATCCGACAGGGCCGCCGAGCTGGTCCGGATCGCCGCCGAGGCGGCGGGCGACAAGCTGGCCGACGACATCATCGCCTACGACGTGAGCGAGCAGCTGGTGATCACCGACGCCTTCCTGCTCTGCTCGGCGCCCAACGACCGTCAGGTCCGGGCCATCGTCGACGAGATCGAAAAGCGACTGCGCGAGGAGGCCGACGCCAAGCCCGTGCGTCGCGAAGGGGAACGCGAGGGCCGCTGGATCCTGCTGGACTACCTCGATGTGATCATCCACGTCCAGCACCAGGAGGAACGCGCCTTCTACGCCCTGGAACGGCTGTGGAAGGACTGCCCCGTCATCCCGCTGCCGCAGGCAGTCACCGCGCACGCCGCACAGCGTGCCTCCATGGCCGGTTCCGGAGGTCTGGGTGAGTGA
- a CDS encoding alpha/beta fold hydrolase, with amino-acid sequence MRVRVGDVKLYFDVDGPHLVPDGPAMRERPTIVVLHGGPGADHTLFKPIFTAATAFAQVIYLDQRGSGRSDRGDARSWTWERWADDVIAFCDVLEIADPVLLGTSSGGWVALTAALRHPDRLSKLVLDSVMPGPTAERLAVFERLGGPRAREVARRYWEGETGDEIRREWESVCLPLYSRRPDGDPEAADRLRRIRWNHDVLEHFRHHLAADFDPWDRLHAVRCPTLILAGEDDPVATAPAARRLAGALTGCPVRLHVLAEVGHGVFREAPDRAFELLRDFVMEEAESPGQ; translated from the coding sequence ATGCGCGTCCGAGTGGGAGATGTGAAGCTCTACTTCGATGTCGACGGCCCTCACCTCGTCCCGGACGGGCCGGCGATGCGAGAGCGCCCGACGATCGTCGTGCTGCACGGCGGGCCGGGCGCCGACCACACGCTCTTCAAACCGATCTTCACCGCTGCCACGGCCTTCGCCCAGGTGATCTACCTCGACCAGCGGGGCAGCGGACGCTCCGACCGCGGCGACGCCCGCTCATGGACGTGGGAACGCTGGGCCGATGACGTCATCGCCTTCTGCGACGTCCTGGAGATCGCAGATCCCGTCCTGCTCGGCACTTCAAGCGGGGGCTGGGTCGCGCTGACGGCGGCGCTACGCCACCCGGACAGGTTGTCCAAACTGGTGCTGGACAGCGTCATGCCCGGACCCACCGCAGAACGCCTGGCGGTCTTTGAACGCCTTGGTGGCCCGCGCGCCCGCGAGGTGGCCCGGCGCTACTGGGAGGGGGAGACCGGCGACGAAATCCGCCGGGAATGGGAGAGCGTCTGCCTACCCCTCTACTCCCGCCGCCCAGACGGCGACCCCGAAGCCGCCGACCGGCTGCGCCGCATCCGCTGGAACCACGATGTCCTCGAACACTTCCGGCATCACCTGGCGGCCGACTTCGACCCCTGGGACCGGCTCCATGCGGTGAGGTGCCCCACGCTCATCCTGGCGGGCGAGGACGACCCGGTGGCCACGGCACCGGCGGCCCGACGCCTCGCCGGTGCGCTCACCGGCTGCCCGGTGCGACTGCATGTCCTAGCGGAGGTCGGGCACGGCGTCTTCCGCGAGGCTCCGGACCGGGCTTTCGAGCTGCTCCGCGACTTCGTGATGGAAGAAGCCGAGTCTCCGGGCCAGTGA
- a CDS encoding histidine phosphatase family protein → MGTGARREPGRRRLVLWRHGQTSWNVENRFQGKTDIPLNEVGRAQAARSARLLAGLRPTAIVSSPLQRAADTAAALAEITGLTVTYDRDLIERDGGKWEGLTGKEIRERWPVEHALWQPPGGETSTQVAKRVSAALERAVDALPPDGLLVAASHGAALRLGMCGLLGLPEELWERLGGLSNCCWSVLEEMRDGGWRLVEHNAGTLPEPVLSDDRPGQDDGNGTT, encoded by the coding sequence ATGGGCACGGGCGCCCGCCGGGAGCCCGGCCGCCGCCGGCTGGTGCTGTGGCGGCACGGCCAGACCTCGTGGAACGTCGAGAACCGCTTCCAAGGCAAGACCGACATCCCGCTGAATGAGGTCGGTCGCGCCCAGGCGGCCCGCTCCGCCCGGCTGCTGGCCGGGCTGCGGCCCACCGCGATCGTCTCCTCCCCGCTGCAGCGCGCCGCCGACACCGCCGCCGCACTCGCCGAGATCACCGGTCTGACCGTCACCTACGACCGTGACCTCATCGAGCGCGACGGCGGCAAGTGGGAGGGCCTGACCGGCAAGGAGATCCGCGAACGCTGGCCGGTCGAGCACGCCCTCTGGCAGCCGCCCGGCGGCGAGACCAGCACCCAGGTCGCCAAGCGGGTCAGCGCCGCCCTGGAACGCGCCGTGGACGCGCTGCCCCCCGACGGGCTCCTGGTCGCCGCCTCCCACGGCGCCGCCCTCCGGCTGGGCATGTGCGGGCTGCTGGGCCTGCCCGAGGAGCTGTGGGAACGGCTCGGCGGCCTGTCCAACTGCTGCTGGTCGGTGCTGGAGGAGATGCGCGACGGCGGCTGGCGCCTGGTCGAGCACAACGCCGGCACCCTGCCCGAACCGGTCCTCAGCGACGACCGTCCCGGGCAGGACGACGGCAACGGCACCACCTGA
- a CDS encoding AurF N-oxygenase family protein, with amino-acid sequence MTKTPTQLAEEIKEQVTDRKSYLGVIERLSKASVEKHWEAYADIPWEDPDYRVERHDPRWILAPEVDPLGGTEWYKSQPAEIQAEIGLWRVATAMKVGLQFENLLKRGLLNYAYWLPNGRAEFRYVYHETTEECHHAMMFQEFVNRTKLPIRGMPRSLNLIAQATPWIPLISTELFFVFVLGGEDPIDYVQRKSLKGGHVKHPLQETIMKIHIAEEARHISFARHYLKHRVPQLSRLRRQLLGLTAPLILALMARIMLCPPGPMVRYYDIPEDVVKQAYGSPEFKKQIRECVGKVRDLLAELGVINPINKRLWIALGIWDEPRGRAAKV; translated from the coding sequence ATGACCAAGACCCCCACCCAGCTGGCCGAGGAGATCAAGGAACAGGTCACCGACCGCAAGTCGTACCTGGGCGTGATCGAACGCCTCAGCAAGGCCTCGGTGGAAAAACACTGGGAGGCCTACGCCGACATCCCCTGGGAGGACCCCGACTACCGGGTGGAGCGCCACGACCCGCGCTGGATCCTGGCCCCTGAGGTGGACCCGCTGGGCGGCACCGAGTGGTACAAGTCGCAGCCGGCGGAGATCCAGGCCGAGATCGGCCTGTGGCGGGTGGCCACCGCGATGAAGGTGGGGCTGCAGTTTGAGAACCTGCTCAAGCGCGGCCTGCTGAACTACGCCTACTGGCTGCCCAACGGGCGGGCGGAGTTCCGGTACGTCTACCACGAGACGACCGAGGAATGTCATCACGCGATGATGTTCCAGGAGTTCGTCAACCGCACCAAGCTGCCGATCCGCGGCATGCCGCGCTCCCTCAACCTGATCGCCCAGGCGACGCCGTGGATCCCGCTCATCAGCACCGAGCTGTTCTTCGTGTTCGTGCTCGGCGGTGAGGACCCGATCGACTACGTCCAGCGCAAGTCCCTCAAGGGCGGGCACGTCAAGCACCCGCTGCAAGAGACGATCATGAAGATCCACATCGCCGAGGAGGCCCGCCACATCTCCTTTGCGCGGCACTACCTCAAGCACCGGGTGCCGCAGCTGAGCCGCCTGCGCCGCCAGCTGCTCGGCCTCACCGCCCCGCTGATCCTGGCGCTGATGGCACGGATCATGCTGTGCCCGCCCGGCCCGATGGTCCGCTACTACGACATCCCCGAGGACGTGGTCAAGCAGGCCTACGGCAGCCCCGAGTTCAAAAAGCAGATCCGCGAGTGCGTGGGCAAGGTCCGTGACCTGCTGGCCGAGCTGGGCGTGATCAACCCGATCAACAAGCGGCTGTGGATCGCCCTGGGCATCTGGGACGAGCCGCGCGGACGCGCCGCCAAGGTGTGA
- a CDS encoding M48 family metallopeptidase, with translation MTKNTPDRARKRFPGISSRAYEHPADRSALVALRSLTGFDTVLRRLSGMFSERALRLMFLGGAVRVGDDQFRNIHDMVRDAAYILDFDEVPELYVVQDPTPNAMTIGSGKPFIVLSTGLIELLDDEELRYVVGHEVGHILSGHAVYRTMLLILTSLGARLAWLPLGNLAIGAIVIGLQEWQRKAELSADRAGLLTSQDPDAVKRALMKIAGGPRLAEMNTDAFHRQAREYDAAGDVRDGLLKFLNLLQRSHPYPVVRFAEIDKWASGPEYRRILEGDYPRRDGDEEAKVTDEIRNAAKAYRESWNETADPFIGKLRDIADGAAGLAGDLLSRVTGQTRGRG, from the coding sequence ATGACGAAGAACACGCCGGACCGGGCACGTAAACGCTTCCCCGGGATCAGCTCCCGGGCCTATGAGCATCCGGCCGACCGGTCCGCCCTGGTGGCGTTGCGGTCGCTGACCGGGTTCGACACCGTCCTGCGCCGGCTGTCCGGCATGTTCAGCGAACGCGCCCTGCGGCTGATGTTCCTGGGCGGGGCCGTGCGGGTCGGCGACGACCAGTTCCGCAACATCCACGACATGGTCCGCGACGCGGCCTACATCCTGGACTTCGACGAGGTCCCCGAGCTGTACGTGGTGCAGGACCCGACGCCGAACGCGATGACGATCGGCAGCGGCAAGCCGTTCATCGTGCTCAGCACCGGGCTGATCGAGCTGCTCGACGACGAGGAGCTGCGGTATGTGGTGGGGCACGAGGTGGGGCACATCCTGTCCGGGCACGCGGTGTACCGGACGATGCTGCTGATCCTCACCTCGCTGGGGGCGCGGCTGGCGTGGCTGCCGCTGGGCAACCTGGCGATCGGGGCGATCGTGATCGGGTTGCAGGAGTGGCAGCGCAAGGCGGAGCTGTCGGCCGACCGGGCCGGGCTGCTGACCAGCCAGGACCCGGACGCGGTCAAGCGGGCGCTGATGAAGATCGCCGGCGGGCCGCGCCTGGCGGAGATGAACACCGACGCCTTCCACCGGCAGGCCCGCGAGTACGACGCGGCCGGGGACGTGCGCGACGGGCTGCTGAAGTTCCTCAACCTGCTGCAGCGGTCGCACCCGTACCCGGTGGTGCGGTTCGCCGAGATCGACAAGTGGGCCTCCGGCCCCGAGTACCGGCGGATCCTGGAGGGCGACTATCCGCGCCGGGACGGCGATGAGGAGGCGAAGGTCACCGACGAGATCCGCAACGCCGCCAAGGCCTACCGGGAGTCCTGGAACGAGACGGCCGACCCGTTCATCGGCAAGCTCCGCGACATCGCCGACGGCGCCGCGGGCCTGGCCGGTGATCTGCTGTCGCGGGTCACCGGCCAGACCCGCGGCCGCGGCTGA
- the proB gene encoding glutamate 5-kinase produces the protein MIIEAETATPRIREAIACARRVVVKAGSSSLTTPQGTIDADRIDALVDVLAAAKNAGRQIVFVSSGAIAAGMGPLGLTRRPTDLATQQAAASVGQGLLVARYTSSFARYGMRVGQVLLTADDLMRRAHHRNARRALEQLLAMGIVPIVNENDTVATDEIRFGDNDRLAALVAHLVRADALILLSDVDALYTGDPRHGDARRITDVHGPDDLADVKLGGSGRVGTGGMVTKVEAARIAGGASVPVVLTNAASAAAALAGEPVGTYFHPTRAQRPSTRLLWLAHATTGQGRLILDPGAVDAVVRRRKSLLPAGVTGVEGDFSAGDPVDVVDGEGRVVARGLVNYDAGEIPALMGRSTRWLARELGPEYQREIIHRDDLVILDRRGDEGAR, from the coding sequence ATGATCATCGAAGCGGAGACGGCGACTCCCAGGATCCGTGAGGCCATCGCCTGCGCCCGGCGGGTGGTGGTCAAGGCCGGCTCGTCCTCGCTGACCACCCCGCAGGGCACCATCGACGCCGACCGCATCGACGCGCTGGTGGACGTGCTGGCGGCGGCCAAGAACGCCGGCCGGCAGATCGTGTTCGTCTCCTCCGGCGCCATCGCCGCCGGCATGGGCCCGCTCGGCCTGACCCGCCGCCCCACCGACCTGGCCACCCAGCAGGCCGCCGCCAGCGTCGGCCAGGGGCTGCTGGTGGCCCGCTACACCTCCTCCTTCGCCCGCTACGGCATGCGCGTCGGGCAGGTGCTGCTGACCGCCGACGACCTGATGCGGCGCGCCCACCACCGCAACGCCCGCCGCGCCCTGGAGCAGCTGCTGGCGATGGGCATCGTCCCGATCGTCAACGAAAACGACACCGTCGCCACCGACGAGATCCGCTTCGGCGACAACGACCGGCTGGCGGCGCTGGTGGCGCACCTGGTCCGCGCCGACGCCCTGATCCTGCTGTCGGACGTGGACGCCCTCTACACCGGCGACCCCCGCCACGGCGACGCCCGCCGCATCACCGACGTGCACGGCCCCGACGACCTGGCCGACGTCAAGCTCGGCGGCTCCGGGCGGGTCGGCACCGGCGGCATGGTCACCAAGGTCGAGGCGGCCCGCATCGCCGGCGGTGCCAGCGTCCCGGTGGTGCTCACCAACGCCGCCTCCGCCGCCGCCGCACTGGCCGGCGAACCGGTCGGCACCTACTTCCACCCCACCCGGGCCCAGCGCCCCTCCACCCGGCTGCTGTGGCTGGCGCACGCCACCACCGGCCAGGGCCGGCTGATCCTGGACCCGGGGGCGGTCGACGCGGTGGTGCGGCGCCGCAAGTCGCTGCTGCCGGCCGGGGTCACCGGCGTGGAGGGCGACTTCTCCGCCGGCGACCCAGTGGACGTGGTCGATGGCGAAGGGCGCGTGGTGGCGCGCGGTCTGGTGAACTATGACGCGGGGGAGATCCCGGCCCTGATGGGCCGCTCCACCCGCTGGCTGGCCCGCGAGCTGGGCCCCGAATACCAGCGAGAGATCATCCACCGCGATGATCTGGTCATCTTGGACCGGCGAGGAGACGAAGGAGCACGGTGA
- a CDS encoding SDR family NAD(P)-dependent oxidoreductase — protein sequence MKIAIVTGGASGIGRAIATSLVARGDTVVVADINEPGAKHVADKLNTLGRGRAIAAALDVTDAEAVETLYKDVHAEHGRLDLVFNNAGIAIGGLAEELTLDHWNRAIDINLKGVVHGVQAAYPLMLRQRSGHIVNTASLAGLLPMPMGIPYTATKHAVVGLSLALRAEAAGVGVKVSVVCPGFVDTPLLANINPGLPETPMSGDGRTQIKKQAGGFYTPERLARDIMRGVARNQALIVAPASGRAIWRGMRLSPRTVLRVAQFAAARYRREHHGR from the coding sequence ATGAAGATCGCGATCGTGACCGGGGGCGCCTCAGGCATCGGCCGCGCCATCGCCACCTCTCTGGTGGCCCGCGGCGACACCGTCGTGGTGGCCGACATCAACGAGCCCGGCGCCAAGCACGTCGCCGACAAGCTCAACACCCTCGGCCGGGGCCGCGCCATCGCCGCCGCCTTGGACGTCACCGACGCCGAGGCCGTCGAAACCCTCTACAAGGACGTCCACGCCGAGCACGGCCGGCTCGACCTGGTCTTCAACAACGCCGGCATCGCGATCGGCGGACTGGCCGAGGAGCTGACCCTCGACCACTGGAACCGGGCCATCGACATCAACCTCAAGGGCGTCGTCCACGGCGTGCAGGCCGCCTACCCCCTCATGCTGCGCCAGCGCTCCGGGCACATCGTCAACACCGCCTCGCTGGCCGGGCTGCTCCCCATGCCGATGGGCATCCCCTATACCGCCACCAAGCACGCGGTGGTCGGATTGTCACTGGCGCTGCGCGCCGAGGCGGCCGGCGTCGGCGTCAAGGTCAGCGTGGTCTGCCCCGGTTTCGTGGACACCCCGCTGCTGGCCAACATCAACCCCGGCCTGCCGGAGACCCCGATGAGCGGGGACGGCCGAACCCAGATCAAAAAGCAGGCCGGCGGTTTCTACACCCCCGAGCGGCTCGCCCGCGACATCATGCGCGGGGTGGCCCGCAACCAGGCGCTCATCGTCGCCCCCGCCTCGGGCCGGGCCATCTGGCGCGGCATGCGCCTGAGCCCCAGGACGGTCCTGCGCGTCGCCCAGTTCGCCGCCGCCCGCTACCGCCGCGAGCACCACGGCCGCTGA
- a CDS encoding DUF523 domain-containing protein, protein MEKILVSSCLLGRPVRYDGRDKRRDDAILHRWQAEGRLVPYCPEVGGGLPVPRRPAEITGPGGGPAVLDGTARVLTDTGQDVTAAFLAGAQRALEAARRAGARLAILKESSPSCGITRIYDGSFTGRLSPGIGVTTALLERHGITVFSENDLNAAAAHLQRLESSPPSPESTS, encoded by the coding sequence GTGGAGAAGATCCTGGTCAGCAGTTGCCTGCTGGGCCGGCCGGTGCGCTACGACGGCCGCGATAAGCGGCGCGACGATGCGATCCTCCACCGCTGGCAGGCCGAAGGGCGCCTGGTGCCCTACTGTCCCGAGGTCGGCGGCGGACTGCCCGTCCCCCGCCGCCCCGCGGAGATCACCGGCCCCGGCGGCGGCCCGGCGGTCCTGGACGGCACCGCCCGCGTCCTCACCGACACCGGCCAGGACGTGACCGCGGCCTTCCTGGCCGGCGCCCAGCGCGCCCTGGAGGCGGCCCGGCGAGCAGGCGCCCGCCTGGCCATCCTTAAAGAATCCAGCCCATCCTGCGGCATCACCCGGATCTACGACGGCTCCTTCACCGGCCGGCTGTCCCCCGGCATCGGCGTCACCACGGCCCTCCTGGAACGCCACGGCATCACCGTCTTCAGCGAAAACGACCTCAACGCCGCAGCCGCCCACCTGCAACGCCTGGAATCCTCCCCACCATCACCCGAATCAACGAGCTGA
- a CDS encoding glutamate-5-semialdehyde dehydrogenase has protein sequence MSEREDFLRVAGLAREASATLAPLPRAAKDAALHAIADALLAHVPEIVKANGADVAAARENGISEYMIDRLSLDEGRIKAIAAAVRKVAALPDPVGEVVRGTVLPNGLELRQIRVPMGVVGMIYEGRPNVTVDAAALCLKSGNAVLLRGSSSAYNSNTALVRIMQDALAGTQVPADAVQLVPGTTRESAKHLMRARGLVDVLIPRGGASLINSVVEESTVPVIETGVGNCAVYVDAAADLDMAVDIVINAKTQRPSVCNAAETLLVHRDIADAFLPRILAAFQDKGVTVHGDERVRAYSDAVVPATEDDWYAEYLSLDIAARVVDSLEEAAAHIRKYGSGHTEAIVTDSQQAARRFIATVDSAAIMVNASTRFTDGEEFGFGAEIGISTQKLHARGPMGLPELTSTKYVVTGEGQLRG, from the coding sequence ATGAGCGAGCGCGAAGACTTCCTGCGGGTGGCCGGTCTGGCCCGGGAGGCGTCGGCGACGCTGGCGCCGCTGCCGCGGGCCGCCAAGGACGCCGCCCTGCACGCCATCGCCGATGCCCTGCTGGCGCACGTCCCCGAGATCGTCAAGGCCAACGGGGCCGATGTCGCCGCCGCCCGCGAGAACGGCATCTCCGAGTACATGATCGACCGGCTCAGCCTGGACGAGGGCCGCATCAAGGCGATCGCCGCGGCCGTCCGCAAGGTCGCCGCGCTGCCCGACCCGGTCGGCGAGGTGGTCCGCGGCACCGTGCTGCCCAACGGCCTGGAGCTGCGGCAGATCCGGGTCCCCATGGGCGTGGTCGGCATGATCTACGAGGGCCGCCCCAACGTCACCGTGGACGCCGCCGCGCTGTGCCTCAAGAGCGGCAACGCGGTGCTGCTGCGCGGCTCGTCCTCGGCCTACAACTCCAACACCGCGCTGGTGCGCATCATGCAGGACGCCCTGGCCGGCACCCAGGTGCCCGCCGACGCCGTGCAGCTGGTGCCCGGAACCACCCGCGAGTCCGCCAAGCACCTGATGCGGGCCCGCGGCCTGGTGGACGTGCTGATCCCCCGCGGCGGCGCCTCGCTGATCAACTCGGTGGTGGAGGAGTCCACCGTGCCGGTCATCGAGACCGGCGTGGGCAACTGCGCCGTCTACGTGGACGCCGCCGCCGACCTGGACATGGCCGTCGACATCGTCATCAACGCCAAGACCCAGCGCCCGTCGGTGTGCAACGCCGCCGAGACGCTGCTGGTCCACCGCGACATCGCCGACGCCTTCCTGCCCCGGATTCTCGCCGCCTTCCAGGACAAGGGCGTCACCGTGCACGGCGATGAGCGCGTCCGCGCCTACTCCGACGCCGTGGTGCCCGCCACCGAGGACGACTGGTACGCCGAGTACCTGTCGCTGGACATCGCCGCCCGCGTGGTCGACTCCCTGGAGGAGGCCGCCGCCCACATCCGCAAGTACGGCTCCGGCCACACCGAGGCGATCGTCACCGACTCCCAGCAGGCCGCCCGCCGCTTCATCGCCACCGTCGACTCCGCCGCGATCATGGTCAACGCCTCCACCCGCTTCACCGACGGGGAGGAGTTCGGCTTCGGCGCCGAGATCGGCATCTCCACCCAGAAGCTGCACGCCCGCGGCCCCATGGGCCTGCCGGAGCTGACCTCCACCAAGTACGTCGTCACCGGCGAAGGCCAGCTGCGGGGCTGA